In Nerophis lumbriciformis linkage group LG04, RoL_Nlum_v2.1, whole genome shotgun sequence, a single window of DNA contains:
- the LOC133603523 gene encoding programmed cell death protein 7-like isoform X1: protein MDWTYRGDAVGERPHSSFGGDHLDSSYTTRNYAPDAARHGYAVGQWTPSPGGDVSSPGFPYAFPPPFPPPPSSHAANQQPPPSGFFPNTYAAPTRPPFVPSFSWTPQNSVAVCPVDEATVQRKQDEEWLAHFLRNTSCVAKDAKTPLSGPDLKDVLREASHLVSRLSDACQSLTNNLDDNGVWAVAYGDALRLKADMQSKLSSLAERSEVHKRKMRDRRARRLRSRKLAAMERAARETRMAEKEGAIDKWRMRRVHQVEEKKKARELKMAADAVLSEVRKKQSDIKRMQDVLKSLEKLRRLRKDAAMRKGIATEPEAEAAFQSQLEALRRVTKTRTAIYTAEEKALMVMLDSRQEEQRKELRKKDREKRLYAQQQADAMLFGERVCADAALQAFTDYYTQSESSLHALLQVRRQWDVFLVGEGSHHEGNAIPQGWVLPEPPSHPAWASALV, encoded by the coding sequence ATGGATTGGACGTACCGAGGCGACGCAGTGGGGGAGCGCCCACACTCGTCATTCGGTGGCGACCACTTGGACTCTTCATACACGACACGCAACTACGCCCCGGACGCCGCCCGGCATGGTTACGCGGTTGGACAGTGGACGCCTTCCCCGGGAGGCGACGTGTCCTCTCCCGGGTTTCCGTACGCCTTCCCTCCTCCTTTCCCGCCGCCACCGTCGAGCCACGCCGCTAATCAACAACCTCCTCCTTCAGGCTTCTTCCCAAACACGTACGCGGCGCCAACGCGTCCGCCGTTTGTCCCCAGTTTCAGTTGGACGCCGCAAAACAGCGTTGCCGTTTGTCCTGTGGATGAAGCGACTGTGCAGAGGAAGCAGGATGAAGAATGGCTGGCTCACTTCCTGCGGAACACGTCTTGTGTGGCGAAGGATGCAAAGACGCCGCTGTCGGGTCCCGACCTCAAAGATGTCCTACGGGAGGCGTCTCATCTGGTGTCCAGGCTGTCGGACGCCTGCCAGTCGCTCACGAACAACCTGGACGACAACGGCGTGTGGGCTGTTGCCTACGGCGACGCCTTACGTTTGAAGGCCGACATGCAAAGCAAACTGTCAAGCCTGGCGGAACGCTCCGAAGTCCACAAGCGGAAGATGCGAGATAGGAGAGCGCGGCGCCTGAGAAGCAGGAAGCTGGCGGCGATGGAGCGAGCGGCGAGAGAGACGCGCATGGCGGAGAAAGAGGGCGCCATTGACAAGTGGAGGATGAGGCGGGTCCACCAggtggaggagaagaagaaggcgcGCGAGCTGAAGATGGCCGCCGACGCCGTCCTCTCCGAGGTGCGCAAGAAGCAAAGCGACATCAAGCGCATGCAGGACGTGCTCAAGTCCCTGGAGAAGCTGCGCCGGCTCAGGAAAGACGCGGCTATGAGGAAAGGCATCGCCACTGAGCCGGAGGCCGAGGCGGCGTTCCAAAGCCAGCTTGAGGCGCTGAGGCGCGTGACCAAGACCAGGACGGCCATCTACACGGCGGAGGAGAAGGCGCTGATGGTGATGCTGGACAGCAGGCAGGAGGAGCAGAGGAAAGAGCTGAGGAAGAAGGACCGCGAGAAGCGGCTGTACGCGCAGCAGCAGGCGGACGCCATGTTGTTCGGGGAGCGAGTGTGCGCCGACGCCGCCCTGCAGGCCTTCACCGACTACTACACGCAGTCCGAGTCCTCGCTGCACGCCTTGCTTCAAGTGAGGCGGCAGTGGGACGTCTTCTTGGTGGGCGAGGGCTCGCATCACGAAGGGAACGCCATACCTCAGGGATGGGTCCTCCCCGAGCCCCCGTCGCACCCCGCATGGGCCTCGGCTTTAGTCTGA